In Oleiharenicola lentus, the following are encoded in one genomic region:
- a CDS encoding type II secretion system protein encodes MNIRSSKGFTLVEIMIVVVIIGLLAAMAIPAFQKVRQASQDKAVLNNARQLSAAADQYYLEYGGSSVGVSNLVGATNYVKALNTVASESYPATYQQGETITITGVAGLRTITYAP; translated from the coding sequence ATGAACATTCGTTCCTCCAAGGGCTTCACGCTCGTTGAAATCATGATCGTCGTGGTCATCATCGGCCTCCTCGCCGCCATGGCCATTCCCGCCTTCCAGAAGGTCCGTCAGGCCTCCCAGGACAAGGCCGTGTTGAACAACGCCCGCCAGCTGTCCGCTGCCGCTGACCAGTATTACCTGGAATACGGTGGTTCGTCCGTCGGCGTTAGCAACCTCGTTGGCGCGACCAACTACGTGAAGGCGCTCAACACCGTCGCCAGCGAGAGCTATCCTGCCACCTACCAGCAGGGCGAGACGATCACGATCACCGGTGTGGCTGGTCTCCGCACCATCACCTACGCTCCCTGA
- a CDS encoding type II secretion system protein, which translates to MNIRSSKGFTLVEIMIVVVIIGLLAAMAIPAFQKVRQASQDKAVLNNARQLSAAADQYYLEYGGSSVGVSNLVGATNYVKALNTVASESYPATYQQGQTITITGVAGLRTITYAP; encoded by the coding sequence ATGAACATTCGTTCCTCCAAGGGCTTCACGCTCGTTGAAATCATGATCGTCGTGGTCATCATCGGCCTCCTCGCCGCCATGGCCATTCCCGCCTTCCAGAAGGTCCGTCAGGCCTCCCAGGACAAGGCCGTGTTGAACAACGCCCGCCAGCTGTCCGCTGCCGCTGACCAGTATTACCTGGAATACGGTGGTTCGTCCGTCGGCGTCAGCAACCTCGTTGGCGCGACCAACTACGTGAAGGCGCTCAACACCGTCGCCAGCGAGAGCTATCCTGCCACCTACCAGCAGGGTCAGACGATCACCATCACGGGCGTGGCCGGTCTCCGCACCATCACCTACGCTCCCTGA
- the rsfS gene encoding ribosome silencing factor codes for MKSKTVRKPAAKKPTKSTKPARKADPALQLLKLVVQAMDAKKAESLQVLDVSDQSSITDYLVLGTATSEPHLRALRVELEKVLDSNRAKILGMDAAKGSGWTVVDAFEIMIHLFTAENRDKYRMESLWKDAVDIPVIKLLK; via the coding sequence ATGAAATCCAAAACCGTCCGCAAGCCCGCCGCCAAGAAACCGACCAAGTCAACCAAGCCGGCCCGCAAGGCCGATCCCGCGCTGCAGCTGCTCAAGCTGGTGGTGCAGGCGATGGACGCCAAAAAGGCCGAATCCCTCCAGGTCTTGGATGTCAGCGACCAATCGAGCATCACCGACTACCTGGTGCTCGGCACCGCGACCTCCGAGCCGCACCTGCGGGCGTTGCGGGTCGAGTTGGAAAAGGTGTTGGACTCAAATCGGGCCAAGATCCTCGGCATGGATGCCGCCAAGGGCAGTGGCTGGACGGTCGTGGATGCGTTTGAGATCATGATACATCTGTTCACCGCCGAAAATCGCGACAAGTATCGCATGGAGAGCCTTTGGAAGGACGCCGTGGATATTCCTGTTATCAAGTTACTTAAGTAA
- the nadD gene encoding nicotinate (nicotinamide) nucleotide adenylyltransferase: MKIGFLGGSFDPVHFGHLIAAQDVLEQFHLDRLFLVPAAQAPLKPNDVQSTIEDRLTMLQAATEWDRRLEISDYELRKGGISYTVDSVRHFKAQYPQDELFWIIGGDQLPLLHRWKDISELVQLVEFIFLERPKHPVKPHVEIDGLRLHRCDGHLIEISSSQLRERVKNGLSLHYFCPQKVIAYIESRKLYR, encoded by the coding sequence ATGAAAATCGGCTTTCTGGGCGGCAGCTTCGATCCGGTCCACTTCGGTCATCTGATCGCCGCTCAGGATGTGCTCGAACAATTTCACCTCGACCGGCTTTTCCTCGTGCCGGCGGCCCAGGCCCCGCTCAAACCCAACGATGTGCAGTCCACGATCGAGGATCGCCTGACCATGCTGCAGGCGGCCACCGAGTGGGACCGAAGGCTGGAAATCTCCGACTACGAACTGCGCAAAGGCGGCATCAGTTACACGGTGGACTCGGTGCGGCATTTCAAGGCGCAGTATCCGCAGGATGAACTTTTCTGGATTATTGGTGGTGACCAGCTGCCACTGCTGCACCGGTGGAAGGATATTTCCGAGTTGGTGCAGTTGGTGGAGTTCATTTTCCTGGAGCGGCCCAAGCACCCGGTGAAGCCCCACGTCGAAATCGACGGCCTCCGACTGCACCGTTGCGACGGCCATCTGATCGAAATCAGTTCCAGCCAACTGCGCGAGCGCGTCAAAAACGGTCTTTCGCTGCATTATTTCTGTCCGCAGAAAGTGATCGCGTATATTGAGAGCCGGAAACTCTATCGCTGA
- a CDS encoding MobA/MobL family protein: protein MANYHCQIRPIQRSKGRSVIQLLGYITGLKLRSTRTGRTYRRRTRGDVVRFACVGSNLPIQDLWQKAESAERRKNSIEGRHQIVALPRENSQEEQWKMLVAMAEVISRLLGVPVVVALHDNAGELDKPRNPHGHLIFATRVWNERGQSFGGKTRALDVATTGSVIIESIRKKWEDIVNAGLPAGVPKVSRLSHTRAGRNRIPRRHLGERATELERKGIPTRYGNFNRRIDKLDRIAERRMKVENQLNPASILSRADRQRELGLQRELAIADALIADLSPMRRNPPANTPVVANQTKQFDTGKTVGAGSERNESPQPSNLPIIDQAPPQNGDKTQPPEVSGDGGPAIPSQLLPLSLEEELRLASEALDGATGPEKDLLPPL from the coding sequence ATGGCCAACTATCATTGCCAAATCCGTCCGATTCAGCGCAGCAAGGGCCGGAGCGTCATCCAACTCCTTGGCTACATAACCGGGCTAAAGCTGCGGAGCACGCGCACCGGCAGGACCTATCGCCGGCGCACCCGCGGTGATGTGGTCAGGTTCGCGTGCGTCGGGTCGAATCTCCCGATTCAGGACCTTTGGCAGAAGGCAGAGTCCGCCGAGCGGCGGAAGAATTCCATCGAGGGACGTCACCAGATCGTGGCCCTGCCTCGAGAAAATTCCCAAGAGGAACAGTGGAAAATGCTGGTGGCTATGGCGGAGGTGATCAGCCGGTTGCTGGGTGTGCCGGTGGTGGTTGCACTCCACGATAATGCCGGCGAGCTGGACAAGCCGCGCAACCCTCACGGTCACCTAATCTTTGCTACCCGGGTCTGGAATGAAAGGGGGCAGTCGTTCGGTGGAAAGACTCGCGCCCTCGATGTGGCGACGACCGGCTCCGTAATCATCGAGAGTATCCGGAAAAAATGGGAGGACATCGTCAACGCGGGGCTACCAGCAGGAGTGCCGAAAGTGAGTCGGTTGTCCCACACGCGGGCGGGCCGGAACCGGATTCCGCGGCGCCACCTCGGTGAGCGGGCGACAGAGCTGGAGCGCAAGGGGATTCCCACGCGCTACGGAAATTTCAATCGCAGAATCGACAAACTGGATCGTATCGCCGAACGGCGGATGAAAGTCGAGAACCAGTTGAATCCTGCCTCGATTCTAAGCCGTGCTGATCGGCAACGTGAGCTAGGGCTGCAGCGTGAGCTGGCGATAGCGGATGCGCTGATCGCGGATTTGTCCCCGATGCGTCGGAATCCCCCGGCCAATACCCCAGTCGTGGCCAATCAGACCAAGCAGTTTGATACCGGGAAAACCGTAGGCGCCGGCTCTGAGCGAAATGAGAGCCCCCAGCCGAGTAACTTGCCTATCATCGACCAGGCACCACCCCAAAACGGCGATAAAACCCAACCGCCTGAGGTATCTGGGGACGGCGGCCCAGCAATTCCTAGCCAGTTGCTACCGCTATCACTGGAGGAGGAACTGCGGCTTGCTTCGGAGGCTCTCGATGGTGCGACGGGGCCCGAAAAAGATCTTTTGCCGCCGTTATGA
- a CDS encoding MbcA/ParS/Xre antitoxin family protein — translation MKSTLAQNQRCRLEAGITAHIKQLQYFKKQLHLVDDKIFSAGKDLFESAPILALWLCEPAPSLGGKVPLKIMCTAKGRAAVATALVRITHGCL, via the coding sequence ATGAAAAGCACCCTCGCTCAAAACCAACGCTGCCGTCTCGAGGCCGGCATTACAGCCCACATCAAGCAGCTTCAGTATTTCAAGAAGCAGCTCCACCTGGTCGACGATAAGATCTTTTCGGCCGGGAAGGATCTCTTCGAAAGCGCACCAATCCTGGCCCTCTGGCTCTGCGAACCCGCCCCGTCGCTCGGCGGCAAGGTGCCGCTGAAGATCATGTGCACCGCCAAGGGCCGCGCCGCGGTCGCCACCGCCCTCGTTCGCATCACACACGGCTGCCTCTGA
- a CDS encoding DUF2971 domain-containing protein, translating into MKTLEQGELHVSRLAELNDPFEFRPALAWVNPVFPHGVVDQFLGFLVREFNPKMGIVSFSEEIGDPVLWSHYADKHRGMALAFDVIRDDSLWPMAYPEERPTFDVQKFPGMTLEEAKAMVHRILAAKAPSWRYEREQRVFVDLPSSRLENGHYFHRIPADCLVQVVLGIACPVREVEVQEALWAGGLGEVAVVRARRCLTKFKVLV; encoded by the coding sequence ATGAAGACGCTCGAGCAAGGGGAACTGCACGTAAGCCGGCTGGCGGAGTTGAACGACCCGTTTGAATTCCGGCCGGCGCTGGCGTGGGTGAACCCGGTTTTTCCACATGGAGTGGTGGACCAATTCCTCGGGTTCCTGGTGCGGGAGTTCAACCCGAAGATGGGGATCGTGAGTTTTTCAGAGGAGATCGGCGATCCGGTATTGTGGAGTCACTACGCCGACAAGCATCGGGGCATGGCCTTGGCATTCGATGTGATCCGGGACGACAGCCTGTGGCCGATGGCGTACCCGGAAGAACGGCCGACCTTCGATGTCCAGAAGTTTCCAGGGATGACACTGGAGGAGGCAAAGGCCATGGTGCACCGGATTCTGGCGGCAAAAGCACCGAGCTGGAGATACGAACGCGAACAGCGGGTGTTCGTGGATCTGCCAAGTTCGCGGCTGGAGAACGGTCATTACTTTCACCGGATTCCTGCGGATTGCCTTGTGCAGGTGGTGCTGGGGATCGCGTGTCCGGTTCGGGAAGTCGAGGTGCAGGAGGCCTTGTGGGCGGGAGGATTGGGTGAAGTGGCGGTCGTGCGGGCCAGGCGTTGCCTTACCAAGTTCAAGGTGCTGGTGTAG
- a CDS encoding glycosaminoglycan attachment protein, with the protein MSAPLPTIKPLTRARFNALCYKRRPLAAMMSRETEWWSDEQERVLGLVLLDLSDDDWVWIVLGRDEQGLFRAIDVQASIPTQAEARTGLHASLAKHAQSGAVFPQEDNSGRRHEIFRVQVPATKLHRHFPLIATGDHHAAARRMMEELALAFVDIDGNYAKDFQTTGFNARLWELALFAFLHEQQFTFNHEHDRPDFLVDKHGKSLAIEATTVNPTDGETPPNPSTREEVELLRRDFMPVKFGSALYSKLQKKYWELDHVKGLPVVLAVHDFCGEGSMTWSSPALSDYLYGTRATARRLPNGALEVTETPVAEHSWGTKRIPSGFFNLPGAEHISAVLFSNSATVAKFNRMGVLAGFGLDNIRIHRAGARHDPNPNAAVPIPFLEEVVPGTYDEDWTEGMQLFHNPRAAVPVLPALFPGCAHHTFNGRNRVAALPVGFIHNSTTHVARLVPD; encoded by the coding sequence ATGAGCGCCCCACTTCCGACCATCAAGCCGCTAACCCGCGCACGCTTCAATGCGTTGTGCTACAAACGCCGCCCGCTCGCTGCCATGATGTCGCGTGAAACCGAATGGTGGTCCGATGAGCAGGAACGCGTGCTGGGCCTCGTGCTCCTGGACCTGTCCGACGACGACTGGGTCTGGATCGTCCTCGGCCGCGACGAGCAGGGCCTCTTCCGCGCCATCGACGTCCAGGCTTCCATCCCGACCCAGGCCGAGGCCCGCACCGGTCTTCACGCCTCCCTCGCGAAGCACGCCCAGTCCGGGGCCGTCTTCCCACAGGAGGACAACTCCGGCCGGCGCCACGAGATCTTCCGCGTCCAGGTTCCCGCCACCAAACTGCACCGCCACTTTCCACTCATCGCCACCGGCGATCATCATGCCGCGGCCCGCCGCATGATGGAGGAACTTGCCCTCGCCTTCGTCGACATCGACGGCAATTACGCCAAGGACTTTCAGACCACCGGCTTCAACGCCCGCCTCTGGGAACTCGCCCTCTTCGCCTTCCTCCACGAGCAGCAGTTTACTTTCAACCACGAGCACGACCGCCCCGATTTCCTCGTGGACAAGCACGGGAAGTCCCTCGCCATCGAGGCCACCACGGTCAACCCCACCGACGGGGAAACCCCGCCCAACCCGTCCACCCGCGAGGAGGTCGAACTTCTCCGCCGTGATTTCATGCCGGTCAAGTTCGGCAGCGCCCTCTACTCCAAGCTGCAAAAGAAGTATTGGGAACTGGATCACGTGAAGGGCCTGCCCGTGGTCCTCGCGGTCCACGATTTCTGCGGCGAAGGTTCGATGACCTGGTCCTCGCCGGCACTCAGCGACTACCTCTACGGCACCCGCGCCACCGCCAGACGGCTGCCGAATGGCGCCCTCGAAGTGACCGAGACTCCCGTCGCCGAGCACTCCTGGGGCACCAAGCGCATCCCCTCGGGCTTCTTCAACCTGCCTGGCGCGGAGCACATCAGCGCCGTGCTCTTTTCCAATTCAGCGACCGTCGCCAAGTTCAACCGGATGGGTGTTCTCGCCGGTTTTGGTCTCGATAACATCAGAATTCACCGCGCCGGCGCCCGCCACGATCCCAATCCCAATGCCGCCGTCCCGATCCCGTTTCTGGAGGAGGTTGTGCCCGGTACCTACGACGAAGACTGGACCGAAGGCATGCAGCTTTTCCACAATCCGAGGGCCGCGGTTCCCGTGCTTCCCGCCCTCTTTCCCGGCTGCGCCCACCACACCTTCAACGGCCGCAATCGCGTCGCCGCACTCCCTGTCGGGTTCATCCACAATTCCACGACTCACGTAGCGCGGCTGGTTCCGGACTGA
- a CDS encoding tyrosine-type recombinase/integrase yields the protein MAGRRSLTPLEERMLLSVVRELSPRDRTLVTAQWFTGFRISEILSLTIGSVLRSGEIVSKIGIAPRNMKGGYGRTRWIPVLPELHRALESYIGWLRRRLELAPDMPLFISREGDAAENLRPLSRESARRIIHAAFTAAAIENDGRLGTHTLRKTWARKVYKNSGNDLMILKAALNHSDVSVTQKYLEADEDDVMAAIQKCDFTRKPRVPRTALAPVGKPLTAAA from the coding sequence ATGGCTGGTCGTCGCTCCCTCACTCCTCTCGAAGAACGCATGCTCCTCTCCGTCGTCCGCGAATTGTCACCGCGTGACCGCACCCTCGTCACGGCGCAATGGTTCACCGGATTCCGCATCTCGGAAATCCTGTCGCTCACCATCGGCTCCGTCCTCCGCTCCGGAGAAATCGTGAGCAAGATCGGCATCGCGCCGCGCAACATGAAGGGCGGCTACGGCCGCACGCGTTGGATCCCGGTCCTACCGGAGTTGCACCGTGCGCTGGAGAGCTACATCGGTTGGTTGCGCCGCCGCCTCGAACTGGCGCCCGACATGCCGCTCTTCATCTCACGCGAGGGGGATGCGGCAGAGAACCTGCGCCCGCTCTCCCGCGAAAGCGCCCGGCGCATCATCCATGCGGCCTTCACCGCCGCCGCCATCGAAAACGATGGCCGCCTCGGCACGCACACGCTTCGAAAGACCTGGGCCCGGAAGGTCTATAAGAATAGCGGGAATGACCTGATGATTTTGAAGGCGGCCCTGAATCACAGCGACGTTTCGGTCACCCAGAAATACCTCGAGGCCGACGAGGACGATGTGATGGCGGCTATTCAGAAGTGCGACTTCACGCGGAAGCCGCGGGTGCCGCGGACCGCGTTGGCACCAGTTGGAAAGCCGCTAACTGCTGCGGCGTAG